In one window of Methanoregula sp. DNA:
- a CDS encoding PAS domain S-box protein: MKEHSDEIPDWEAQRNRIIGLGETSIRKSYYPELQQRIEELEKKNQELQEAYAAQTAVEEELRQQFDETDKKEKELRESEAFLTSIIENIPLMLFVKDAKDLRFIRFNKAGEELLGYSREEMIGKNDFDVFQKEHADFFMEKDRQVLEGKTPIDIPEEKIGTRIHGERILHTRKIPIISSDGEPRFLLGISEDITEWKNQEQILKAQLNLGIALQNIRGLDETLGICLSAAIEIAKMDAGGIYLVDETSGSLDLAVSSNLGAEFLKQISHYSADSDNARLVMKGKPVYVPYSKTGIIHSPVQEQEGLLAIGIIPITFGGQVIACLNVASHTLDETSLSGRIALETISTQIGAVIEQKMAEEALLVSEERYRSLVDITDTGYLVLDNRGVVIDANDVYIRLTGRFSIDDLKGRPVTEWTAPYDLERNAREVEKCMKTGHVRGLEIDYIKPDGSIQPVEINATVFPTGTGNVILTLCRDISERKRTHVALQQARNKLNLLNAVTFQDIQTAAFSLSAYQELVKTVIADPKAKSYLDKQEIFLKKMVDTLDFAKNYQEMGMNPPRWQNVRQVFLYAISHLDFLSMKQNLELNNLEIFADPLFEKVLFNLSQNVLTHGVNATEVTLRYEAKPDHLTLFMEDNGVGISTEEKNMIFDRGYGKGTGLGLFLVREVLSITSMTIKETGTPGKGTRFEISVPKGMYRNTG, encoded by the coding sequence ATGAAAGAGCACTCTGACGAAATCCCTGACTGGGAAGCCCAGCGGAACCGGATCATCGGTCTTGGCGAGACTTCCATCCGTAAGAGTTACTACCCCGAGCTCCAGCAGCGGATAGAGGAACTCGAGAAGAAGAACCAGGAACTTCAGGAGGCCTATGCTGCCCAAACGGCTGTAGAAGAAGAACTGCGCCAGCAGTTTGATGAGACTGACAAAAAAGAAAAGGAGTTGCGGGAGAGCGAGGCATTCCTCACCAGTATTATTGAGAATATCCCGCTCATGCTTTTTGTCAAGGACGCTAAGGATCTCCGGTTTATCCGGTTCAATAAGGCAGGTGAAGAGCTCCTTGGATATTCCCGGGAGGAAATGATAGGGAAGAATGACTTTGATGTCTTCCAAAAAGAGCATGCAGATTTCTTCATGGAAAAAGACCGGCAGGTTCTTGAGGGAAAGACACCGATCGATATCCCTGAAGAGAAGATCGGGACCCGGATTCATGGTGAGCGCATCCTGCATACCAGAAAAATTCCCATCATCAGCAGCGATGGTGAACCCCGTTTCCTGCTCGGAATTTCCGAGGATATCACAGAATGGAAAAACCAGGAACAAATCCTGAAAGCCCAACTGAATCTGGGTATTGCACTGCAGAATATTCGCGGGTTAGATGAAACGCTGGGCATCTGTCTTTCCGCAGCGATAGAGATAGCAAAAATGGATGCCGGCGGGATTTATCTGGTCGATGAAACGAGTGGTTCTCTCGATCTGGCAGTCTCAAGCAATCTGGGGGCGGAATTTTTAAAACAGATCTCCCATTATTCTGCGGATTCTGATAATGCCCGGCTGGTGATGAAAGGAAAACCTGTTTATGTTCCTTACAGTAAGACCGGAATTATTCATAGTCCCGTCCAGGAACAAGAGGGATTGCTGGCTATCGGGATCATTCCGATAACCTTTGGCGGGCAGGTGATTGCCTGTTTAAATGTTGCTTCCCATACCCTTGATGAGACCTCGTTGAGCGGCCGTATTGCCCTTGAGACGATCTCCACGCAGATTGGGGCTGTTATCGAGCAGAAGATGGCCGAGGAAGCGCTTCTCGTCAGCGAGGAACGGTACCGGAGCCTTGTCGATATAACCGACACCGGGTACCTTGTCCTGGACAACCGTGGCGTCGTCATAGACGCCAACGATGTCTATATCCGGCTCACCGGCAGATTCTCTATTGATGACCTGAAAGGTCGCCCGGTCACCGAGTGGACCGCACCTTATGACCTGGAACGCAATGCCCGCGAAGTAGAAAAATGTATGAAGACCGGCCATGTCCGCGGCCTTGAGATCGATTATATAAAACCGGACGGGTCGATCCAGCCCGTTGAAATCAATGCTACTGTATTCCCTACCGGCACCGGGAATGTGATCCTGACGCTCTGCCGCGACATATCAGAACGCAAGCGGACCCATGTCGCCCTGCAGCAGGCACGGAACAAGTTAAATCTCCTAAATGCAGTCACGTTCCAGGATATCCAGACGGCAGCCTTCTCCCTCTCGGCATACCAGGAACTGGTTAAAACCGTCATCGCCGATCCGAAAGCAAAGTCCTATCTCGATAAACAGGAAATTTTCTTAAAAAAGATGGTCGATACGCTGGATTTTGCAAAGAATTACCAGGAGATGGGCATGAACCCACCCCGGTGGCAGAACGTGCGGCAGGTCTTCCTCTACGCCATCTCGCATCTCGATTTCCTGAGCATGAAGCAAAACCTTGAACTAAACAATCTTGAGATTTTTGCTGACCCGCTGTTTGAAAAGGTGCTCTTCAATCTCTCGCAGAATGTACTCACTCATGGCGTCAACGCGACCGAAGTTACCCTCAGGTATGAGGCAAAACCCGACCATCTCACGCTTTTTATGGAAGACAATGGTGTGGGAATTTCTACTGAGGAGAAGAATATGATCTTCGACCGGGGATACGGGAAAGGGACCGGTCTCGGCCTCTTTTTGGTCCGGGAAGTCCTCTCCATCACGAGTATGACGATCAAGGAGACCGGGACCCCCGGGAAAGGGACACGGTTCGAGATATCCGTGCCCAAGGGAATGTACCGGAATACCGGGTGA
- the ercA gene encoding alcohol dehydrogenase-like regulatory protein ErcA yields MTSALAELRKFVAPEFIIGADARLLAGRYAKNFGARHVFIVTGPHVIGAGWVKDVTGSLDAEGIGHTIFSGVTPNPRDFEVTKGASLYEEAGCDAIVAVGGGSPIDCAKGIAIVVSNKKNILAFEGVDNVAIPPPPMICIPTTAGTGADVSQFAIITDTERRVKIAIISKVIVPDIALVDPVPLTSLSTELTAHTGLDAITHSVEAYVSNASSPVTDTLALESIRLMKEHLLMAYQNPASVEERYQTMLGSLLAGLAFSNASLGAVHAMAHSLGGYSDLPHGECNALLLEHVAEFNFDACPDRYAAIGTILQSPQAQGKTKGAKEDLVQALRTLRESLGVTDRLSDLGVTKKDLPELAGKAIRDPCLATNPKKLTVEDIERIYERAL; encoded by the coding sequence ATGACCAGTGCATTGGCTGAATTACGGAAGTTTGTTGCCCCGGAGTTCATCATCGGGGCGGATGCCCGGCTGCTCGCCGGGAGGTATGCAAAGAATTTTGGCGCACGACACGTTTTTATCGTCACCGGCCCCCATGTCATCGGCGCCGGGTGGGTAAAGGATGTGACGGGGAGCCTCGATGCAGAAGGTATCGGGCACACCATCTTCTCCGGTGTGACCCCCAATCCCCGCGACTTCGAGGTGACGAAAGGCGCAAGCCTGTACGAGGAGGCCGGCTGCGATGCGATCGTCGCGGTCGGAGGCGGCAGCCCCATAGACTGCGCCAAGGGGATTGCGATTGTGGTCTCGAATAAGAAAAATATCCTCGCGTTCGAAGGGGTGGACAACGTGGCAATACCCCCGCCCCCGATGATCTGTATCCCCACCACGGCAGGCACCGGTGCCGATGTCTCGCAGTTTGCCATCATCACTGATACGGAACGCCGGGTGAAGATCGCCATCATCAGCAAGGTGATCGTGCCGGACATCGCGCTTGTCGACCCGGTACCCCTGACCTCGCTCTCAACAGAGCTCACTGCCCATACCGGGCTGGATGCGATCACCCATAGCGTAGAAGCTTATGTCTCAAACGCCAGTTCACCCGTGACAGATACCCTGGCCCTGGAATCCATCCGGCTGATGAAAGAACACCTCCTCATGGCATACCAGAACCCGGCGTCCGTTGAGGAACGGTACCAGACCATGCTCGGCAGCCTCCTTGCCGGCCTTGCCTTTTCGAATGCCAGCTTAGGTGCCGTCCACGCGATGGCGCACAGTCTTGGCGGGTACTCCGATCTTCCCCACGGGGAATGCAACGCCCTCCTGCTGGAGCACGTGGCAGAGTTCAATTTTGATGCATGCCCCGACCGGTATGCTGCTATCGGCACCATCCTGCAGTCCCCTCAGGCTCAGGGAAAAACGAAGGGGGCAAAAGAGGATCTTGTCCAGGCTCTCCGCACTCTCCGTGAATCGTTGGGTGTGACGGACCGGCTCTCCGATCTTGGAGTGACAAAAAAGGATCTCCCCGAGCTTGCGGGAAAAGCGATACGTGACCCGTGCCTTGCGACCAACCCGAAAAAACTGACTGTTGAGGATATTGAACGAATCTATGAAAGAGCACTCTGA
- a CDS encoding PAS domain S-box protein — MYTVLYVDDEEDLLDLARLFLERSPEFSVKTQTSAQAALDSPLIATCDVIVSDYQMPGMDGIAFLKAVREKSKTLPFILFTGRGREEVVIEAINNGVDFYLQKGGDPKSQFAELSHKIRMAVERKQAVDERIDSEKRLSSIFHASPIHQMITDPATGKILDINDQFLHDLKLSRSEVIGRTLEEIGLVVDPVRYLTIMERMGKEGTVRNAELNIRARNGRTYTTLISLTRVQVHNQDLIYTQSMDITAQKKAQQTINALLNAPPDVSFLINTRGVILAANHAAEVRYGLPVQSLIGMDACTLISPNLADLRRMKIEETIATRKPLVYLDDRTGRSYENHLYPVTGPEGEVAAVAIHSHDITEERKAKEALKESEEKYRLLVEHSHDSIYIYRGNHFLFINRQAEELSGFSHDKLMERDLWDFLHPDDREMLKKAAAKRFAGGQVSSSFEARILRKNGEVREGEFYVDLIDFLGQPAILGIVRDITEKKRAEEAIREREEQLRSLSDNLPSGMVYQIIIEPDGKRRFVHVSAGVERIHGVTAGEVIRDSSLLYDQIVKEDRLPLKEAEDRALASMSPLSFEARIRTPSGTERWVLLRSAPRPLSGHGIIWDGIELDITAAKRAEEELKAACEHLTASQEGLKGQFDALKAGQDLLRESEEKYRTLVEHTEDGVFIAQDGLLLFVNQAFSTLIGYEAGELIGQPFAPLVAPEDREMVLSRHNIRLGGNSPPETYEFSLLHRNGTTRVRVKIRVGAGTYAGRPAAIGTLHNVTEDLRKETALAESEELHRSLFMASPDGIAMVDTKGILTYVSPKALEMFGLSLPEEAIGTHVLDWMTDVDRRLAGERLAKVLSDNSFVSQIYHVHRKDGSRFIVEMHSAALHNSNGSVRGIISILRDITDRKRAEDELRLSEENYRHIIENMQDVFYRVNREGIITMISPYGARLVGFDSPDEIIGKYSATDFYADPKERDEFLAHLSREHKVSGYPLTLRDRNGGLHYAIASSRLLYDAHGKMNGVEGFLHDVTHLKRVENALRKANRQITLMTSITRHDIRNQLMALNGWLELSRASVNDPERMRDLITREQQIADIISNQIDFTTFFDEMGVKPPTWQDLAALIRIPAAALPFNAVRLEIDLPDIALFGDPLLEKVFYNLFDNSLRYGGEGMTTVRVTSLQDGATLTLVVEDNGTGILEKDKGLLFDRGFGKNTGLGLFLVKEILGITGMTIRETGIPGKGVRFEIQVPAGKFRVVGTGLQRS; from the coding sequence ATGTACACTGTCCTTTATGTGGATGATGAAGAGGATCTCCTCGACCTGGCCCGGCTGTTTTTAGAACGATCACCGGAATTTTCCGTAAAAACCCAGACCTCGGCACAGGCAGCGCTCGACTCCCCGCTTATTGCCACCTGTGATGTCATTGTCTCGGATTACCAGATGCCGGGAATGGATGGTATTGCATTCTTAAAAGCTGTCCGCGAAAAGTCCAAAACCTTACCATTCATCCTGTTTACCGGGCGCGGGCGCGAAGAGGTGGTGATCGAGGCCATCAACAATGGTGTGGATTTTTACCTCCAGAAAGGCGGGGATCCCAAAAGCCAGTTTGCGGAGCTTTCCCACAAGATCAGGATGGCAGTCGAACGGAAGCAGGCGGTGGATGAACGTATCGACTCCGAGAAACGGCTCAGCTCGATCTTCCATGCAAGTCCCATTCACCAGATGATCACGGATCCCGCGACCGGAAAAATCCTCGATATCAATGACCAGTTCCTGCACGACCTGAAACTCTCCCGCAGCGAGGTCATCGGCAGGACCTTAGAAGAGATAGGTCTTGTTGTCGACCCGGTACGGTATTTAACGATAATGGAGCGGATGGGGAAGGAGGGGACGGTCAGGAACGCTGAGCTCAATATCCGGGCCCGGAACGGCCGGACCTATACGACGCTTATCTCGCTGACCCGCGTGCAGGTACACAACCAGGATCTCATTTACACCCAGTCCATGGACATCACAGCACAGAAGAAGGCGCAGCAGACGATCAATGCCCTCCTCAATGCACCCCCGGATGTCTCCTTCCTTATCAATACACGGGGCGTGATCCTTGCCGCCAATCATGCGGCTGAAGTACGGTACGGCCTGCCCGTGCAGAGCCTCATTGGTATGGATGCGTGTACGCTCATCTCCCCGAATCTTGCCGACCTGCGGAGGATGAAAATTGAAGAAACGATCGCAACCAGAAAACCTCTGGTGTATCTGGACGACCGGACCGGGCGATCGTATGAGAACCATCTCTACCCGGTTACCGGGCCGGAGGGAGAAGTGGCCGCTGTTGCGATCCACTCCCATGATATTACCGAAGAGCGGAAAGCAAAAGAAGCGCTGAAGGAATCCGAAGAAAAGTACCGGCTGCTGGTCGAACACAGCCATGATTCCATCTATATCTACCGGGGCAACCATTTCCTCTTCATCAACCGACAGGCCGAAGAACTCAGCGGTTTTTCGCATGATAAACTCATGGAACGGGATCTCTGGGATTTCCTCCACCCGGATGACCGCGAGATGCTGAAAAAAGCGGCTGCCAAAAGGTTTGCCGGCGGGCAGGTATCCTCATCATTCGAGGCAAGAATCCTCCGGAAGAACGGTGAGGTGCGCGAGGGGGAGTTCTACGTTGACCTCATTGATTTCCTCGGTCAGCCCGCCATCCTCGGCATCGTCCGGGACATCACCGAGAAGAAGCGGGCAGAGGAAGCGATCCGGGAGCGCGAGGAGCAGCTCCGCTCGCTCTCTGACAATCTTCCGAGCGGGATGGTCTACCAGATCATCATTGAACCGGACGGGAAGCGTCGTTTTGTCCATGTCAGTGCCGGGGTTGAACGGATCCATGGAGTGACTGCAGGTGAAGTAATACGGGATTCGTCGTTGCTCTATGACCAGATCGTAAAAGAAGATCGTCTCCCGCTCAAAGAGGCAGAAGACCGGGCTCTTGCATCCATGTCTCCCTTAAGCTTCGAGGCCCGGATCCGCACACCTTCAGGCACAGAGCGGTGGGTGCTGCTGCGCTCGGCACCCCGTCCGCTGTCAGGCCACGGAATTATCTGGGATGGGATCGAGCTCGATATCACCGCAGCAAAACGGGCAGAAGAGGAACTCAAGGCTGCCTGCGAGCATCTCACCGCATCGCAAGAAGGGCTCAAAGGCCAGTTCGATGCGCTCAAAGCAGGCCAGGATCTGCTGCGGGAGAGCGAGGAGAAATACCGGACCCTCGTGGAGCATACCGAGGACGGGGTCTTCATTGCACAGGACGGTCTCCTGCTTTTTGTCAACCAGGCCTTTTCCACTCTGATCGGCTATGAGGCAGGGGAACTGATCGGCCAGCCCTTTGCCCCCCTTGTGGCACCGGAAGACCGGGAGATGGTACTCTCGCGGCATAATATACGGCTGGGGGGGAATTCACCACCTGAGACATATGAATTCTCGCTCCTGCACCGGAACGGGACAACCCGTGTCCGTGTGAAAATCCGTGTCGGTGCCGGGACCTATGCGGGCCGGCCGGCCGCCATCGGGACGCTCCATAATGTCACCGAAGACTTAAGGAAGGAAACTGCACTTGCTGAGAGCGAAGAGCTCCACCGGAGCCTGTTTATGGCATCGCCGGATGGAATTGCCATGGTTGACACAAAGGGAATTCTCACGTACGTTTCCCCGAAGGCTCTTGAAATGTTCGGGCTTTCTCTACCGGAAGAGGCAATAGGGACGCATGTCCTTGACTGGATGACAGATGTCGATCGCCGTCTGGCAGGGGAACGGCTTGCAAAAGTCCTGTCCGATAACAGCTTCGTTTCCCAGATTTACCATGTTCATCGCAAGGATGGCTCCCGGTTCATCGTGGAGATGCATAGTGCAGCCCTTCACAACAGCAACGGTTCGGTAAGAGGCATCATCTCAATACTCCGGGATATTACCGATCGCAAGAGGGCAGAAGATGAGCTCCGCTTGAGCGAGGAGAACTACCGCCACATTATCGAGAACATGCAGGATGTCTTCTACCGCGTCAACCGGGAAGGTATCATCACGATGATCAGCCCTTATGGCGCACGACTGGTTGGATTTGATTCTCCTGATGAGATCATCGGGAAATATTCTGCCACGGACTTTTATGCCGATCCCAAAGAGCGGGACGAGTTCCTTGCCCATCTTTCCCGGGAGCACAAAGTCAGCGGGTATCCGCTTACCCTCCGGGACCGGAATGGGGGGCTGCATTACGCAATTGCGAGCAGCCGTCTCTTGTACGATGCGCACGGGAAGATGAATGGCGTTGAGGGTTTCCTCCACGATGTCACTCATCTCAAGCGGGTGGAGAACGCCCTGCGGAAAGCCAATCGTCAGATCACCCTCATGACGAGCATCACCCGCCACGATATTCGCAACCAGCTGATGGCGCTCAACGGCTGGCTCGAACTATCCCGGGCATCAGTCAATGATCCCGAACGCATGCGGGACCTGATCACCCGGGAACAGCAGATCGCTGATATCATCAGCAACCAGATCGACTTCACTACCTTCTTTGACGAAATGGGTGTGAAGCCCCCCACGTGGCAGGATCTGGCAGCTTTAATCAGGATCCCGGCAGCTGCGCTACCTTTCAACGCGGTACGGCTCGAGATCGATCTTCCGGATATTGCACTGTTTGGGGATCCGCTTCTTGAGAAAGTCTTCTACAATCTTTTTGATAATTCGCTCCGGTATGGTGGGGAGGGGATGACTACTGTCAGGGTCACCTCACTGCAGGATGGGGCGACCCTTACACTTGTTGTTGAGGATAATGGTACGGGTATTTTGGAAAAGGACAAGGGACTGTTGTTCGATCGCGGGTTCGGGAAGAACACCGGTCTCGGTCTCTTTTTAGTAAAAGAGATTCTCGGCATCACTGGTATGACCATTCGTGAGACCGGCATCCCCGGGAAGGGGGTACGGTTCGAGATCCAGGTGCCGGCGGGTAAATTCCGCGTTGTCGGGACCGGGTTGCAGAGATCGTAA
- a CDS encoding PAS domain S-box protein — protein sequence MFSILYVDDERDLLELAKLFLEQSPEFHIEIALSAREALASPHILSCDAIISDYQMPEMDGIAFLKTVRERFGNIPFILFTGRGREEVVIEAINNGVDFYLQKGGDVRSQFAELAHKIRQVVARRQAERSLIESEKRLADIINFLPDATLAINREGVIIAWNRAIEEMTGISAEMMLGKGNYEYALPFYGERRPILIDLIFEPDEVIKQKYSHIVRKKDVLLADTTLPRLQGREVALFGKASPLYNSKGEIVGAIEAIRDISERQKSDDELRLAYEHITASEEELRGQLDMLAESEQRAKENETKYRDLFDNSVTGIFRTTIEGKFLAINTTFARIAGYGTPQEMMEAIQDIRTQLYVNPDDRDLFMNTLKTEGKVRDFQARFFNRQGHTLWININAIAVRGADGNVQYYEGTIEDITDQKKVKEALLREKTFTDAVIDSVPGLLYLYDPEGRLVRWNKAHESLTGYSAEELARMHFLDWYKGDEEAIRAISGGVERAFRDGQATAEACLQTKNGKKIPFFFTAQRLEVGGKTYFTGVGIDITDRKKAEDELRAAYEQISASEEKLREQLDVLAENEKKTRESEEKFRVVFERSHDALMLSEGIRLIDCNSRAFELFGYRSLEEMAALHPADASPNVQPDGQDSWSAAQAHLKAVSEKGEERFEWVHQRKDGSTFPAEVFLSSFELGGKTFIQTSIRDITDRKLAEDALRESEEKYRLLADTSPEMIYFIDTNGYVRYVNQAASRQFHAAPDDLIGKPLSSIFPPTIAQRHLEAIRKVTVERQMLHREIHEEFPTGSVDIDVRLVPVINNKNQIIGVLGLSNDITDRKRAEDALRESEAKYRRITDNARDMVYRMAIPSGQYEYVSTASVAMIGYTPEELYADPGVARNSIHPDWKEYFTQQWSEMLEGRVPPEYEYQIIDRSGIMHWFNQRNVLVRDENGKPVALEGIVTDITDRKQVEAALRESEQHYRSVIENIQDAVVQSDREGRLVMASPSAARLIGYESPDEILGMPMTSFYKNPDDRQAMLNEMTRTGKLVDYIFEIKRRDGSTLWGSLNAHFLYDKNGQIKGTEGAIHDITERRLMEQAIREANHKLNLLNSITRHDVANQLTILQGFAQIAAMKKGDPVITDYLTKILAAADTIARQIEFTRTYQELGVRAPLWVLIEGVIGHIGSRVPVRFSRTCGGIEIYADPMLERVFFNLVDNAIRHGGRVTEITVRCEREPDSLLVIVEDNGNGIPVAEKEKIFRRGYGKNSGLGLFLVQEILAITGITIRETGIPGTGARFEMLVPKGSYRFVKPRSPDTRSDPAMQG from the coding sequence ATGTTTTCCATACTCTACGTAGATGACGAGCGCGATCTTCTCGAACTGGCGAAGCTCTTTTTAGAGCAGTCGCCGGAATTCCATATCGAGATCGCATTGTCCGCCAGGGAGGCGCTCGCATCTCCGCATATCCTATCCTGTGACGCGATCATCTCTGATTACCAGATGCCGGAAATGGACGGTATCGCATTTTTAAAGACCGTCCGCGAGCGGTTCGGCAACATCCCGTTCATCCTCTTTACGGGCCGTGGGCGGGAGGAGGTCGTGATCGAAGCGATCAACAACGGTGTTGATTTTTACCTCCAGAAAGGGGGTGATGTCAGGTCACAGTTCGCCGAACTCGCACACAAGATACGCCAGGTTGTGGCACGCCGCCAGGCTGAACGCTCCCTGATAGAATCCGAGAAACGCCTGGCAGATATCATCAACTTCCTCCCGGATGCCACCCTTGCGATAAACCGGGAGGGTGTCATAATCGCATGGAACCGCGCGATCGAGGAGATGACCGGGATATCGGCAGAAATGATGCTCGGAAAAGGAAATTACGAGTATGCCCTCCCCTTCTACGGTGAGCGCCGCCCTATCCTTATCGACCTGATCTTCGAACCGGATGAAGTTATTAAACAGAAATACTCCCACATTGTCCGGAAAAAGGATGTCCTTTTAGCCGATACTACCCTTCCCCGCCTGCAGGGCAGGGAAGTTGCGCTTTTCGGGAAAGCCAGCCCGCTGTATAACAGCAAAGGAGAAATTGTCGGTGCAATTGAAGCTATCCGTGATATCTCCGAACGACAGAAATCAGATGATGAACTCCGCCTCGCGTACGAACACATCACCGCCAGCGAGGAGGAGCTCCGTGGACAGCTCGACATGCTGGCAGAGAGCGAGCAGCGGGCTAAGGAGAATGAGACAAAATACCGGGACCTCTTTGACAATTCTGTGACCGGGATCTTCCGGACAACGATCGAGGGAAAATTTTTAGCTATCAACACCACGTTTGCCCGTATCGCCGGTTACGGAACGCCGCAGGAGATGATGGAGGCTATCCAGGACATCCGTACCCAGCTCTATGTCAATCCCGACGATCGGGATCTGTTCATGAACACTCTGAAGACGGAAGGGAAGGTAAGGGATTTCCAGGCCCGTTTCTTCAACCGGCAGGGTCATACGCTCTGGATTAACATCAATGCCATTGCTGTCCGGGGCGCTGACGGAAACGTTCAGTATTATGAAGGCACGATCGAGGACATCACCGACCAGAAAAAAGTAAAAGAAGCCCTCCTGCGGGAAAAGACCTTCACGGACGCCGTGATCGACAGCGTCCCCGGCCTGCTCTATCTCTATGACCCGGAGGGACGGCTCGTTCGGTGGAACAAAGCTCATGAGTCCCTCACGGGCTATTCGGCAGAGGAACTTGCCAGGATGCATTTCCTTGACTGGTATAAGGGAGACGAGGAAGCGATCCGTGCCATATCGGGAGGGGTGGAGCGGGCTTTCCGTGATGGTCAGGCAACTGCCGAGGCCTGTCTCCAGACAAAGAACGGAAAGAAGATACCTTTCTTCTTCACGGCACAACGGCTCGAGGTTGGCGGGAAGACGTATTTCACGGGTGTCGGCATTGATATCACGGACCGGAAGAAAGCAGAAGATGAGCTCCGCGCCGCGTACGAGCAGATCTCAGCAAGTGAAGAAAAGCTCCGCGAACAGCTTGATGTGCTGGCAGAAAATGAGAAGAAGACCCGGGAGAGCGAGGAGAAGTTCCGGGTGGTTTTTGAAAGATCCCATGATGCACTGATGCTCTCCGAAGGTATACGGTTGATTGACTGTAATTCAAGAGCATTCGAACTGTTTGGCTACCGCTCCCTTGAAGAGATGGCAGCACTGCATCCTGCAGATGCTTCACCGAACGTACAACCGGATGGGCAGGACTCATGGTCAGCGGCGCAAGCCCATCTCAAAGCTGTATCTGAGAAAGGCGAGGAACGGTTCGAATGGGTGCACCAGAGAAAAGATGGCAGCACTTTCCCTGCAGAAGTCTTCTTGTCGTCCTTTGAACTCGGGGGAAAAACCTTCATCCAGACCTCGATCCGGGATATTACTGACCGGAAACTGGCAGAAGATGCCCTCCGGGAGAGCGAGGAAAAGTATCGCCTCCTTGCCGATACTTCTCCGGAAATGATCTATTTTATTGATACCAACGGTTATGTGAGGTATGTCAATCAGGCGGCATCCCGGCAGTTCCATGCTGCACCGGATGACCTGATCGGAAAACCGCTCTCCTCAATTTTTCCGCCAACAATAGCCCAGAGACATCTGGAGGCCATCCGGAAGGTGACTGTTGAGCGTCAGATGCTCCACCGGGAAATCCACGAGGAGTTCCCGACAGGTTCAGTGGATATTGATGTCCGCCTCGTCCCGGTCATCAATAATAAGAACCAGATAATAGGCGTTCTCGGACTTTCAAACGATATTACTGACCGGAAACGGGCAGAAGATGCCCTCCGGGAGAGCGAGGCAAAATACCGCCGTATCACGGACAATGCCCGGGATATGGTTTACCGCATGGCTATACCCTCCGGACAGTATGAATATGTCAGCACGGCCTCTGTGGCAATGATCGGGTACACTCCCGAAGAATTGTATGCGGATCCCGGCGTTGCCCGGAACTCGATCCATCCCGACTGGAAGGAGTACTTCACCCAGCAGTGGAGCGAAATGCTGGAGGGTCGTGTTCCCCCGGAGTATGAGTACCAGATTATCGACCGTTCAGGAATAATGCACTGGTTTAACCAGAGAAATGTGCTGGTCAGGGATGAAAACGGGAAACCCGTGGCTCTTGAAGGCATTGTCACGGATATTACCGATCGCAAACAGGTTGAAGCGGCCTTGCGGGAGAGCGAGCAGCATTATCGCAGCGTGATTGAGAACATCCAGGATGCGGTTGTACAGTCGGATCGCGAAGGCAGGCTCGTCATGGCAAGCCCTTCGGCAGCCCGGCTGATCGGGTACGAATCACCCGACGAGATCCTTGGCATGCCGATGACGTCGTTTTACAAAAACCCTGATGACCGTCAGGCAATGCTGAACGAGATGACCCGCACCGGCAAGCTCGTTGATTATATTTTCGAGATCAAGCGGAGGGACGGGTCCACGCTCTGGGGCTCGCTCAACGCCCATTTCCTGTACGACAAGAACGGGCAGATCAAAGGCACGGAAGGGGCAATCCATGATATCACGGAACGCAGGCTCATGGAACAGGCAATCCGCGAGGCCAACCACAAACTCAACCTCTTAAACAGCATTACACGACATGATGTCGCAAACCAGCTTACGATCCTGCAGGGTTTTGCCCAGATCGCTGCCATGAAAAAAGGCGACCCGGTCATCACCGATTACCTTACTAAGATCCTCGCCGCAGCAGATACCATCGCCCGCCAGATCGAATTCACACGGACATATCAGGAACTGGGTGTGAGGGCACCATTATGGGTCCTGATTGAGGGGGTCATCGGGCATATCGGAAGCCGGGTCCCGGTCAGGTTCTCCAGAACCTGCGGGGGAATCGAGATCTATGCTGACCCGATGCTGGAGCGGGTCTTTTTCAACCTCGTTGACAATGCGATCCGGCACGGTGGCCGGGTGACGGAGATCACCGTCCGCTGCGAGCGCGAACCTGACAGTCTGCTGGTGATTGTGGAAGATAACGGAAATGGTATCCCGGTTGCGGAGAAGGAGAAGATCTTCAGACGGGGTTACGGGAAGAATTCAGGTCTGGGTCTCTTTTTGGTGCAGGAGATCCTTGCCATCACCGGTATCACGATACGGGAAACCGGCATACCCGGGACCGGTGCCCGATTCGAGATGCTGGTCCCGAAAGGTTCGTACAGGTTTGTAAAACCCCGTTCTCCTGATACCCGGTCAGATCCTGCCATGCAAGGATAA